In one window of Denticeps clupeoides chromosome 2, fDenClu1.1, whole genome shotgun sequence DNA:
- the klhl24b gene encoding kelch-like protein 24 codes for MVLILGRRLNREDSGVRESPAVKRKVLEVDSKSLSSHDIFDFSSGPCHAESVLQMFNEFRDGRLFTDVVISVEGREFPCHRAVLSACSSYFRAMFCNDHRESREMLVEINGIRAEAMDTFLQYVYTGRARITTENVQFLFETSSLFQIGTLRDACAKFLEDQLDPCNCLGIQRFADAHSLKQLASRCRTYALQSFADVAQHEEFLDLRRDELEEYIASDEVVIGKEEMVFEAVMRWVYHEVEHRRAMLRDLLNHVRLPLLHPNYFVQTVEGDQLIQNAPECYQLLHEARRYHVLGNEMMSPRTRPRRSTGFSEVIVVVGGCERVGGFNLPYTECYDPVTGEWKSLAKLPEFTKSEYAVCALRNDILVSGGRINSRDVWMYNSQLNIWIRVASLNKGRWRHKMAVLLGKVYAVGGYDGQSRLSSVECYDSFSNRWTEVAPMKEAISSPAVASCVNKLFVIGGGPDDNTCSDKVQCYDPETDTWLLRANIPIAKRCITAVSLNNLIYVCGGLTKSIYCYDPTEDYWMHVVQTFSKQESCGMSVCNGKIFILGGRGENGEASDTILCYDPATGIVTGVAAMPRPISYHGCVTIHRYNEKFYRS; via the exons ATGGTATTGATTCTGGGCAGAAGACTGAACCGGGAGGACTCGGGCGTGCGGGAGTCTCCAGCCGTGAAAAGAAAGGTCCTGGAGGTCGATTCCAAGTCcctgagcagccatgacatctTCGATTTCTCGTCCGGCCCTTGCCACGCCGAGAGCGTTCTCCAGATGTTCAACGAGTTCCGCGACGGGCGCCTGTTCACCGACGTGGTGATCAGCGTGGAGGGCCGCGAGTTCCCGTGCCACAGGGCCGTGCTGTCGGCCTGCAGCAGCTACTTCCGCGCCATGTTCTGCAACGACCACCGCGAGAGCCGCGAGATGCTGGTGGAGATCAACGGCATCCGCGCCGAGGCCATGGACACCTTCCTGCAGTACGTCTACACCGGCCGCGCCCGCATCACCACCGAAAATGTGCAGTTCCTCTTCGAGACGTCCAGCCTCTTCCAGATCGGGACGCTCCGCGACGCCTGCGCTAAGTTCCTGGAGGACCAGCTGGACCCCTGCAACTGCCTGGGCATCCAGCGCTTTGCCGACGCCCACTCCCTCAAGCAGCTGGCCAGCCGCTGCCGCACCTACGCCCTGCAGAGCTTCGCCGACGTGGCCCAGCACGAGGAGTTCCTGGACCTGCGGAGGGACGAGCTGGAGGAGTACATCGCCAGCGACGAGGTGGTGATCGGCAAGGAGGAGATGGTGTTCGAGGCGGTGATGCGCTGGGTCTACCACGAGGTGGAGCACCGCCGGGCCATGCTCAGGGACCTGCTCAACCACGTCCGGCTGCCGCTGCTGCACCCCAACTACTTCGTGCAGACGGTGGAGGGCGACCAGCTCATCCAGAACGCGCCCGAGTGCTACCAGCTGCTGCACGAGGCCCGGCGCTACCACGTGCTCGGCAACGAGATGATGTCGCCGCGCACGCGACCGCGCAG GTCGACGGGCTTCTCTGAGGTGATCGTGGTGGTGGGCGGATGCGAGCGGGTGGGCGGGTTCAACCTGCCCTACACCGAGTGCTACGACCCCGTGACCGGAGAGTGGAAGTCCCTGGCCAAGCTTCCGGAGTTCACCAAGTCTGAGTACGCGGTGTGTGCCCTGCGAAACGACATCCTGGTGTCAG GGGGCCGTATCAACAGCAGGGATGTGTGGATGTACAACTCGCAGCTCAACATCTGGATCAGAGTGGCCTCCCTCAACAAAGGCCGCTGGCGTCACAAGATGGCCGTCCTGCTGGGGAAG GTGTATGCTGTGGGCGGGTACGACGGACAGTCTCGCCTCAGCAGCGTGGAGTGCTACGACTCCTTCTCCAACCGCTGGACTGAGGTGGCGCCCATGAAGGAGGCCATCAGCTCCCCCGCCGTCGCCAGCTGCGTCAACAAGCTGTTTGTGATTGGCGGAGGGCCCGATGACAACACCTGCTCGGACAAG GTCCAGTGTTATGATCCAGAGACTGACACCTGGCTGCTACGGGCAAACATCCCCATCGCTAAGCGCTGCATTACTGCAGTGTCCCTCAACAACCTTATCTATGTGTGCGGTGGTCTGACCAAATCCATCTACTGCTACGACCCCACAGAGGACTACTGGATGCACGTGGTTCAGACCTTCAGTAAACAG GAGAGCTGTGGCATGTCCGTGTGCAACGGGAAAATCTTCATCCTGGGTGGACGCGGTGAGAACGGCGAGGCATCAGACACCATCCTGTGCTACGACCCCGCCACGGGCATCGTCACAGGCGTGGCCGCCATGCCCCGCCCCATCTCCTACCATGGATGCGTCACCATCCACCGCTACAATGAGAAGTTCTATCGCTCCTGA